One stretch of Pseudomonas fluorescens Q2-87 DNA includes these proteins:
- the lnt gene encoding apolipoprotein N-acyltransferase: MRWITRPGWPGNLLAVVAGAITTLALAPFNVWPLALLAVGLFYAGLRELSPRQALGRGWCFGFGLFGAGTSWIYVSIHNFGGASVLLAGFLMLLFVAAIAWFFALPAWLWARWLRRNEAPLADALAFAALWLGQEAFRGWFLTGFPWLYSGYSQLDGPLAGLAPVGGMWLISFTLALTAALLCNAPRLIRNGRKGFVAAGVILLIGPWVAGMALKGHAWTSPSGEPLSVAAIQGNIEQSMKWDPEQLNAQLALYRDMSFASKRVDLLVWPETAVPVLKESAQGYIDMMGSFAAERHSALITGVPIRQLVRHEKRYFNGITVTGEGDGTYLKQKLVPFGEYVPLQDILRGLIAFFDLPMSDFARGPADQPLLQAKGYQIAPFICYEVVYPEFAASLSARSDLLLTISNDTWFGTSIGPLQHLQMAQMRALEAGRWMIRATNNGVTGLINPFGQITAQIPQFERGVLYGEVVPMHDLTPYLQWRSWPLIILCVLLLGWALIASRMSKTV; this comes from the coding sequence ATGCGCTGGATAACCCGCCCCGGCTGGCCCGGTAACCTGCTGGCCGTGGTGGCCGGTGCGATCACCACCCTGGCCCTGGCGCCATTCAACGTCTGGCCGCTGGCATTGCTCGCGGTCGGCTTGTTCTACGCTGGCCTGCGCGAGCTGTCGCCGCGCCAGGCCCTGGGCCGTGGCTGGTGTTTCGGATTTGGCCTGTTTGGCGCCGGCACCAGCTGGATCTACGTCAGCATTCACAACTTCGGCGGCGCCTCAGTGTTGCTCGCCGGGTTCTTGATGCTGTTGTTTGTCGCCGCCATCGCCTGGTTCTTCGCCCTGCCCGCCTGGTTGTGGGCGCGCTGGTTACGGCGTAATGAGGCACCACTGGCCGACGCCTTGGCGTTCGCCGCGCTGTGGCTGGGCCAGGAAGCCTTTCGTGGCTGGTTCCTCACTGGTTTTCCATGGCTTTATTCCGGCTACAGCCAGCTCGACGGCCCGTTGGCCGGCCTCGCGCCAGTGGGCGGAATGTGGCTGATTTCCTTCACTCTGGCCCTGACCGCCGCGCTGCTCTGCAACGCGCCGCGGCTGATCCGCAACGGGCGCAAAGGTTTTGTCGCCGCCGGCGTGATCCTGCTGATCGGCCCTTGGGTGGCCGGGATGGCATTGAAGGGCCACGCCTGGACCAGCCCTTCGGGCGAGCCACTGAGCGTCGCGGCGATCCAGGGCAACATCGAACAAAGCATGAAGTGGGACCCGGAACAGCTCAATGCGCAGTTGGCGCTGTACCGCGACATGAGCTTTGCCTCCAAGCGCGTCGACCTGTTGGTCTGGCCGGAAACCGCCGTACCGGTGCTCAAGGAGTCGGCCCAGGGCTACATCGACATGATGGGCAGCTTTGCCGCCGAGCGGCATTCGGCGCTGATCACCGGCGTGCCGATTCGCCAACTGGTGCGCCACGAGAAACGCTACTTCAACGGCATCACCGTGACCGGCGAAGGCGACGGTACTTACCTGAAGCAAAAACTCGTGCCGTTCGGTGAGTACGTACCGCTGCAGGACATCCTGCGCGGCCTGATCGCCTTCTTCGACCTGCCAATGTCCGACTTCGCCCGAGGCCCAGCCGACCAGCCGCTGCTGCAGGCCAAGGGTTACCAGATCGCGCCGTTCATCTGCTACGAAGTGGTCTACCCGGAATTCGCCGCCAGCCTCTCGGCCCGCAGCGACCTGCTGCTGACCATCAGCAACGACACTTGGTTCGGCACGTCCATCGGCCCGTTGCAGCACCTGCAAATGGCGCAAATGCGCGCCTTGGAAGCCGGTCGCTGGATGATCCGCGCCACCAACAATGGTGTCACCGGCCTGATCAACCCCTTCGGCCAGATCACCGCGCAGATCCCGCAATTCGAGCGCGGCGTCCTTTACGGCGAAGTGGTGCCGATGCACGACCTGACACCTTATCTGCAATGGCGCTCGTGGCCGCTGATCATCCTGTGCGTGTTGCTGCTGGGCTGGGCGTTGATTGCGAGCCGGATGTCGAAGACGGTTTAA
- a CDS encoding YdcF family protein, translated as MPFRYFIKQLLLPPGILLLLLALAWWWRNSRPRLARLCFVVGLGGFWLMSLPVVVQWSAKALEREPPLARSEWATLAQRADAIVVLGSGRERGDPAWGTDQPTGVGLERQRYAARLAKASGLPVLTSGGLHYGTPPSEARLMADSMQDDFAVSVRWQEERSRTTWENAQMSAEILLPAGIKRVVVITQAWHMPRAVLSFQRAGFEVVPAPVGFLGPDNARPLGGWMPEFKSIWQSGQLLNEAVGLVGYSLFYR; from the coding sequence ATGCCGTTTCGCTATTTCATCAAACAACTATTACTGCCCCCCGGCATTTTGTTGCTGCTGCTGGCGCTTGCCTGGTGGTGGCGCAATTCCCGGCCGCGCCTGGCCCGCCTGTGTTTCGTCGTGGGGCTGGGTGGTTTCTGGCTGATGAGCCTGCCAGTGGTGGTGCAGTGGAGCGCCAAGGCCCTGGAGCGCGAGCCGCCGTTGGCCCGCAGTGAATGGGCGACCCTGGCCCAACGGGCCGATGCCATCGTGGTGCTGGGTTCCGGTCGCGAGCGGGGTGACCCGGCCTGGGGCACCGACCAGCCCACCGGTGTCGGCTTGGAGCGCCAGCGGTACGCGGCGCGATTGGCCAAGGCCTCGGGGTTGCCGGTGCTGACTTCCGGCGGCTTGCACTACGGCACGCCGCCCAGCGAGGCGAGGCTGATGGCTGATTCGATGCAGGATGATTTTGCTGTCAGCGTTCGTTGGCAGGAGGAGCGCAGCCGCACGACGTGGGAAAACGCCCAGATGAGCGCGGAGATACTCCTGCCAGCGGGCATCAAGCGTGTCGTGGTGATCACCCAGGCGTGGCACATGCCGCGGGCGGTCTTGAGCTTCCAGCGAGCGGGATTCGAGGTGGTACCGGCGCCGGTGGGTTTCCTCGGACCAGATAACGCCCGGCCGCTGGGCGGCTGGATGCCGGAGTTCAAGTCGATCTGGCAGTCGGGGCAGTTGTTGAATGAGGCGGTGGGGCTGGTGGGGTATTCGCTGTTCTACCGCTGA